GCTGGCCTTCGACAGGCCCTCCTCAACCCCTCCGGCAAGCGGGAGGGGCTTTGATGGACTTCGCCACCTCCACCGACCCGACCGTCCAGGCCCAGCTCGACCGGCTGCCCAAGGCCTCCTCCGCCGGGGACATCCTGACCCTCGACCGGATCCGCGAGCTATGCGCGCGGCTCGGCAACCCGCAGGACCGCCTGCCGCCCGTCTTCCATGTCGCCGGAACCAACGGCAAGGGATCGACCATCGCCTGGCTGCGTGCGTCGATCGAAGCGGCGGGCGGGACGGTTCACGCTTACACCTCGCCCCACCTCGTCCGCTTCAACGAGCGTATCCGGATTGCCGGACGACTGATCGAGGATCGCGAGCTTGCGCCCTTGCTCGAACACGTGATCGACGCCGGAGAAGGGCTCGACGCCAGTTTCTTCGAGGTCGCGACCGCCGCTGCGTTCGTCACTTTCTCCCGGACGCCGGCCGACGCGGCGTTAATCGAGGTTGGACTCGGTGGCCGGCTCGACGCGACCAATGTCGTTAGCCCCGTGATCACCGGCATTTCGACGATCGGCATCGACCATGCGCATATCCTTGGCGACACGCTCGAACAGATTGCCTTCGAAAAGGCCGGCATTGCCAAGCCGGGAGTCCCATTGGTGACGCGGATATGGAAGGGATCGGGACCGGGTGCCGTGATCGCCGCCCACGCCGCCGATGTCGGCGCACCGCTGGAATATCGGTTCAATGTCGAACTGGACCGCGGCGTGAACCGCTATATCGACCGCTTCGGCGAAATCGAGGTGCCGCCGGGCGCCCTCACCCATCAACTCGGCAACTGGGGACTTGCGACGGCCATGTTGCGTCATCAATCGACGGTGACGGCATACGATCCCGTCAAGGCCCCCGAGCTTTTCGACTGGCCGGCGCGCTTACAGCGGCTCACTGGACCGCTCGTCGAAGGCCTCCCCTGCCCCGTAACGCTGGATGGCGCGCACAATGC
The sequence above is drawn from the Sphingomonas lutea genome and encodes:
- a CDS encoding bifunctional folylpolyglutamate synthase/dihydrofolate synthase — its product is MMDFATSTDPTVQAQLDRLPKASSAGDILTLDRIRELCARLGNPQDRLPPVFHVAGTNGKGSTIAWLRASIEAAGGTVHAYTSPHLVRFNERIRIAGRLIEDRELAPLLEHVIDAGEGLDASFFEVATAAAFVTFSRTPADAALIEVGLGGRLDATNVVSPVITGISTIGIDHAHILGDTLEQIAFEKAGIAKPGVPLVTRIWKGSGPGAVIAAHAADVGAPLEYRFNVELDRGVNRYIDRFGEIEVPPGALTHQLGNWGLATAMLRHQSTVTAYDPVKAPELFDWPARLQRLTGPLVEGLPCPVTLDGAHNAQGAEALAMRWMDWFRGERGYVLMAGILANREPEALLGPFAGIVERFIALPIPGHDHHDPEALAAIADRLLGRSDSIAAPSIEEAFAALRAMQPTTGTIVMGSLYLAGEILRLSGQIPD